One part of the Natronorubrum sediminis genome encodes these proteins:
- a CDS encoding ribonuclease J has protein sequence MEIEIATIGGYEEVGRQMTAVRAGDDVVIFDMGLNLSQVLIHDNVETERMHSLDLIDMGAIPDDRIMSDLEGDVQAIVPTHGHLDHIGAISKLAHRYDAPIVATPFTIELVKQQIEGEQKFGVENDLIKMDAGETMSIGDSGKVDLEFVNVTHSIIDAINPVLHTPEGAVVYGLDKRMDHTPVIGDPIDMDRFREIGREGNGVLCYIEDCTNANKKGRTPSENVAREHLRDVLYSMEDYDGGIVATTFSSHISRVTSLVEFAKDIGRQPVLLGRSMEKYSGTAERLDFVDFPDDLGMFGHRKSVDRTFKRIMNEGKEDFLPVVTGHQGEPRAMLTRMARGETPYQLDDGDKVVFSARVIPEPTNEGQRYQAEKLLGMQGARVYDDIHVSGHLNQEGHYAMLDALQPQHIIPAHQDLKGLSGYVNLCESEGYKMGRDIHVSRNGNLIQLVD, from the coding sequence ATGGAAATAGAAATTGCAACAATCGGCGGCTACGAAGAAGTTGGACGGCAGATGACTGCCGTCCGCGCCGGTGACGACGTCGTCATCTTCGATATGGGCCTGAACCTCTCGCAGGTTCTCATCCACGACAACGTCGAAACCGAACGGATGCACAGTCTCGACCTGATCGACATGGGTGCGATCCCTGACGATCGGATCATGAGCGACCTCGAGGGCGACGTTCAGGCGATCGTCCCGACGCACGGTCACCTCGACCACATCGGTGCTATCTCGAAACTCGCACACCGTTACGACGCACCCATCGTTGCGACGCCGTTTACGATCGAACTCGTCAAACAGCAGATCGAAGGCGAGCAGAAGTTCGGCGTCGAGAACGACCTGATCAAGATGGACGCCGGCGAGACGATGTCGATCGGCGACTCCGGTAAGGTCGACCTCGAGTTCGTCAACGTCACCCACTCGATTATCGACGCGATCAACCCAGTGTTGCACACGCCGGAAGGCGCTGTCGTCTACGGACTGGACAAGCGTATGGACCACACCCCGGTCATCGGCGACCCGATCGACATGGATCGGTTCCGTGAGATCGGTCGCGAGGGCAACGGCGTCCTCTGTTACATCGAAGACTGTACGAACGCGAACAAGAAGGGCCGGACTCCCTCCGAAAACGTCGCTCGCGAACACCTCCGTGACGTCCTCTACAGCATGGAGGACTACGACGGTGGTATCGTCGCAACGACGTTCTCGAGTCACATTTCCCGCGTCACGAGTCTCGTCGAGTTCGCCAAGGACATCGGCCGTCAGCCAGTCCTACTCGGACGCTCGATGGAGAAGTACTCCGGGACCGCAGAGCGACTCGACTTCGTCGATTTCCCGGACGACCTGGGGATGTTCGGTCACCGCAAGTCCGTCGACCGAACCTTCAAGCGGATCATGAACGAAGGCAAAGAGGACTTCCTCCCAGTCGTAACCGGCCACCAGGGAGAGCCTCGAGCGATGCTTACGCGGATGGCCCGTGGCGAGACACCGTATCAACTGGACGACGGCGACAAAGTCGTCTTCTCCGCCCGTGTCATTCCGGAGCCGACGAACGAGGGCCAGCGCTACCAGGCCGAGAAACTCCTGGGTATGCAGGGCGCTCGCGTCTACGACGATATCCACGTTTCCGGGCACCTGAACCAGGAGGGTCATTACGCGATGCTCGATGCGCTGCAGCCACAGCACATCATCCCGGCCCACCAGGATCTCAAGGGCCTCTCGGGGTACGTCAATCTCTGTGAGAGCGAGGGGTACAAGATGGGCCGAGACATCCACGTCTCGAGAAATGGCAACCTCATCCAGCTTGTCGATTGA
- the idsA3 gene encoding geranylfarnesyl diphosphate synthase, with protein sequence MTTPEAREEAVLEAVRKRRERVNDAIPEELPVQRPERLYEASRYLLDAGGKRLRPTVLLTTAESLVDVEPLSTDYRAFPSLDGGTIDIMNAAVSVEVIQSFTLIHDDIMDDDDLRRGVPAVHKEYDIEAAILAGDTLYSKAFEIMLETGADPDRMVEALGILATTCTKICEGQSLDVTFEERANVSPEEYLEMVEQKTAVLYAASACLPAVLLGSDDETIEALYGYGLDIGRAFQIQDDVLDLTVPSDKLGKQRGSDLVENKQTLITVHAREQGVVIDDLVDSDTVEAVTEAEIDAALAELEKAGSITYAKETAEDLVEQGKSRLEVLPDNEARQLLCELADYLIERGY encoded by the coding sequence ATGACAACCCCAGAGGCACGAGAAGAGGCGGTGCTCGAGGCAGTCCGGAAGCGCCGCGAGCGGGTTAACGACGCGATCCCGGAGGAATTGCCAGTCCAGCGGCCCGAACGGCTCTATGAAGCCTCACGCTACCTGCTCGACGCAGGTGGTAAGCGACTGCGCCCGACCGTGTTGCTCACGACGGCAGAGTCACTCGTCGATGTCGAGCCACTGTCGACTGACTATCGTGCATTCCCGTCACTCGATGGAGGCACGATCGACATCATGAACGCCGCAGTCAGCGTCGAAGTGATTCAGTCGTTTACGCTCATTCACGACGACATCATGGACGACGACGACCTTCGACGCGGCGTTCCTGCCGTACACAAGGAGTACGATATCGAGGCGGCTATCCTCGCGGGTGACACGCTCTACTCGAAGGCGTTCGAGATCATGCTCGAGACGGGTGCCGACCCCGACCGAATGGTCGAAGCGCTCGGCATCCTCGCGACGACGTGTACGAAAATCTGTGAGGGCCAATCGTTGGACGTTACGTTCGAAGAGCGAGCCAACGTCTCTCCCGAAGAGTACCTGGAGATGGTCGAGCAAAAGACGGCCGTGTTGTACGCCGCGTCGGCGTGTCTTCCGGCCGTCTTGCTGGGAAGCGACGACGAGACGATCGAGGCCCTCTATGGCTACGGACTCGACATCGGTCGCGCGTTCCAGATCCAAGACGACGTGCTCGACTTGACGGTTCCGAGTGACAAACTCGGCAAGCAACGAGGGAGCGACCTCGTCGAAAACAAACAGACGCTGATTACCGTCCACGCTCGAGAACAGGGTGTCGTGATCGACGATCTGGTCGACTCAGACACCGTCGAGGCCGTTACCGAAGCCGAAATCGACGCTGCCCTCGCCGAACTCGAGAAAGCAGGCTCGATCACCTACGCGAAGGAGACGGCGGAAGACCTCGTCGAACAGGGGAAATCTCGACTCGAGGTGTTGCCTGACAACGAGGCTCGACAGCTTCTGTGCGAACTGGCGGATTACCTCATCGAGCGCGGCTACTGA
- a CDS encoding glutamate--tRNA ligase, producing MDDELRERVEREAEKHALLNAVKHESDANVGAVMGPLMGDNPDFRQHADDIPGVIGGVIGRVNDLEYAQKRERLEELAPEELAEIEAEDEEDEHDLPDLPRADEYDEIRMRCAPNPNGPWHVGHARMPAVIGTYRDRYDGWFCVRFDDTDPETKRPDLTAYDSILEDLEYLGFEPDDVFRASDRLETYYDHARELIDLGGAYTCSCSGEEFSELKNSGEACPHRDKDDQTVFEEFEDMIAGEYESGEMVLRVKTDIEHKNPALRDWVAFRMIDTPHPREEASEYRCWPMLDFQSGVDDHLIGITHIIRGIDLQDSAKRQRFVYDYFDWEYPEVVHWGHVQIDAYDVKMSTSTISELIEDGELEGWDDPRVPTLKSLRRRGIRGEAIVESMVGLGTSTSDVDLAMSTIYANNRELIDEETDRRFFVRDGNQIPLGGSPPDEADPLRHPNHEDRGVREIPVGDSVLLEPDDLPQREERIWLKGLGCFQYTRDTLQYTGDDIDVVREGDVDVIHWVPATESVSLRMRTPDGDVRGHAEPGVGDLEPDELVQFVRVGFARIDRQDEDETVAYFTHE from the coding sequence ATGGACGACGAGTTACGAGAGCGCGTCGAGCGCGAGGCTGAAAAGCACGCGCTGTTGAACGCCGTCAAACACGAAAGCGACGCCAACGTCGGTGCCGTGATGGGGCCGCTGATGGGCGATAACCCAGACTTCCGCCAGCACGCAGACGATATTCCGGGCGTTATCGGCGGTGTCATCGGTCGCGTCAACGACCTCGAGTACGCACAAAAGCGCGAGCGACTCGAGGAACTCGCCCCCGAGGAACTGGCAGAGATCGAAGCCGAGGACGAAGAAGACGAGCACGACCTGCCAGACCTTCCGCGGGCCGACGAGTACGACGAGATCCGAATGCGGTGTGCGCCGAACCCGAACGGCCCGTGGCACGTCGGCCACGCTCGCATGCCGGCCGTGATCGGAACGTATCGAGATCGCTACGACGGCTGGTTCTGCGTCCGCTTCGACGACACCGACCCCGAGACGAAACGCCCGGACCTGACGGCGTACGACTCGATTCTCGAGGATCTCGAGTACCTCGGCTTCGAGCCGGACGACGTGTTCCGGGCGAGTGACCGACTCGAGACCTACTACGATCACGCTCGCGAGTTGATCGACCTCGGTGGAGCCTACACGTGTTCGTGCTCGGGCGAGGAGTTCTCGGAACTGAAAAATTCGGGCGAGGCCTGTCCTCACCGCGACAAGGACGACCAAACCGTCTTCGAGGAGTTCGAAGACATGATCGCCGGCGAGTACGAAAGCGGCGAGATGGTCTTGCGCGTGAAGACGGACATCGAACACAAGAATCCGGCACTCAGAGACTGGGTCGCTTTCCGGATGATCGACACGCCACACCCTCGCGAGGAGGCGAGTGAGTATCGCTGCTGGCCGATGCTCGACTTCCAGTCGGGCGTCGACGATCATTTAATCGGCATCACGCACATCATTCGCGGAATCGACCTGCAAGACTCCGCGAAGCGCCAGCGGTTCGTCTACGACTACTTCGATTGGGAGTATCCGGAGGTCGTCCACTGGGGACACGTTCAGATCGACGCCTACGACGTGAAGATGAGCACCTCGACGATTTCGGAACTCATCGAGGACGGCGAACTCGAGGGCTGGGACGACCCGCGCGTGCCGACGCTCAAGAGCCTGCGACGACGCGGCATTCGAGGCGAAGCAATCGTCGAGTCCATGGTGGGGCTCGGAACCTCGACCAGCGACGTCGACCTCGCGATGAGCACGATCTACGCGAACAACCGCGAACTGATCGACGAGGAGACGGACCGGCGCTTTTTCGTCCGCGATGGTAACCAGATCCCATTGGGCGGAAGTCCACCCGACGAAGCGGATCCACTGCGTCACCCGAATCACGAGGATCGAGGCGTGCGCGAGATTCCCGTCGGCGACTCGGTGTTGCTCGAACCCGACGACCTCCCACAGCGCGAGGAGCGCATCTGGCTCAAGGGACTGGGTTGTTTCCAGTACACTCGAGACACGCTCCAGTACACCGGCGACGACATCGACGTCGTTCGAGAGGGGGACGTCGACGTGATTCACTGGGTTCCAGCGACAGAGAGCGTCTCGCTTCGAATGCGAACGCCAGACGGAGACGTTCGCGGTCACGCCGAACCCGGCGTCGGCGACCTCGAACCCGACGAACTCGTCCAGTTCGTCCGGGTCGGATTCGCGAGAATAGATCGACAGGACGAGGATGAGACGGTCGCGTACTTCACGCACGAGTAA
- a CDS encoding DUF456 domain-containing protein, with product MVDAVTMVAVALLVGGVVGTLVPIVPGGLLSLSGVYLYWWASGFAEPGTITLGILTVLGVVTLFAEFFAGALAARVGGASWTTTTIAGVVAIVSLLVVGPVGLLIGLFGTVFVVEYLRRGDANHSARSALFATVGTLASSAIQAMLTATMLFVFVVSVFAL from the coding sequence ATGGTCGACGCGGTCACCATGGTCGCAGTTGCCTTGCTCGTGGGTGGCGTCGTCGGAACGCTCGTCCCGATCGTTCCCGGCGGATTGCTCTCGCTCTCCGGCGTCTATCTCTACTGGTGGGCGAGTGGCTTTGCCGAACCCGGAACGATCACACTCGGCATCCTCACGGTTCTCGGAGTAGTGACGCTCTTCGCCGAGTTTTTCGCCGGGGCCCTCGCCGCTCGAGTCGGCGGTGCGTCGTGGACGACGACGACCATCGCGGGGGTCGTCGCTATCGTCTCGTTACTCGTCGTCGGTCCCGTCGGCTTGCTTATCGGGCTCTTTGGAACGGTTTTCGTCGTCGAGTATCTCCGTCGAGGCGACGCCAACCACAGCGCCCGTTCTGCACTCTTTGCGACCGTCGGGACGCTCGCCTCGAGTGCGATTCAGGCGATGTTGACCGCGACGATGCTCTTCGTGTTCGTCGTTTCCGTCTTCGCCCTCTGA
- a CDS encoding SDR family NAD(P)-dependent oxidoreductase has protein sequence MTEIRGAIVVGASSGIGEALARTLAEEGYEVGLTARRTERLRQIGTELPTKSYVATMDVTNPEDARAGFVELAEAMPSVDLVVVSAGVGDANHDLEWETERRTIDVNVRGFAAIASAAVAHFEETSDSTSERDGHLVGISSVAARFGTGGTQAYNASKAFVSTYLEGLRSRQRGRESDVTITTVEPGFVDTDLAYGTFWDCQPETAATQIARAIRRGRTHVYVTRRWRLIAWFFELVPSRIIQRLL, from the coding sequence ATGACGGAAATTCGCGGTGCAATCGTCGTCGGCGCGTCGTCGGGCATCGGCGAAGCGCTCGCCAGAACGCTCGCCGAGGAGGGTTACGAGGTCGGATTGACCGCCCGCCGAACCGAGCGACTTCGACAGATCGGGACGGAACTCCCGACGAAGTCGTACGTCGCGACGATGGACGTCACGAACCCCGAAGACGCTCGAGCGGGCTTTGTCGAACTCGCCGAGGCCATGCCGTCGGTCGATCTGGTCGTCGTTAGTGCAGGCGTCGGGGACGCGAACCACGATCTCGAGTGGGAGACGGAACGACGGACGATCGACGTCAACGTGCGCGGCTTCGCCGCCATTGCGAGCGCTGCGGTGGCGCACTTCGAGGAGACGTCGGATTCGACGAGCGAACGCGACGGTCACCTCGTCGGCATCTCGTCCGTCGCAGCCCGCTTCGGAACCGGCGGAACGCAGGCGTACAACGCCTCGAAAGCGTTCGTCTCGACCTATCTCGAGGGACTTCGGAGTCGCCAACGAGGCCGCGAGAGCGACGTGACGATCACCACGGTCGAGCCGGGATTCGTCGATACCGACCTCGCCTACGGGACGTTCTGGGACTGCCAACCCGAGACGGCGGCGACGCAGATCGCTCGAGCGATTCGGAGGGGACGAACGCACGTCTACGTTACCCGGCGCTGGCGTTTGATCGCGTGGTTCTTCGAACTGGTTCCCTCGAGAATCATCCAGCGACTGCTTTGA